The Spartobacteria bacterium sequence TGAATACATGGAAGTCAGTGACGGTGTCAGTCTTATTGAAATACTGGCGCCTAAAAAATGGAATGGAATGACACTGGCGGAACTTCAGATTGCGACCACGTACAACGTCACGATTCTGGGGATCAAACGGAAACAGATCAAAGTTCTTGACGAAGTTGACGAAAAGCAAACCTCGGAAGAAACCATTATACCCCCATCCGGAACCGATTCGGTCTATGAAGACGATACGCTCATCATTTTCGGGAAGGATGACAACATCCGGCAGCTTCAGAATGACGTGTAAACGTTTCTCATCCTACATAACCTGTTACCCGTGGCTTCTGTCAGCAACCCTGCTGTTTATAACAGCCACTGCTTCGTGCAATCTGTACCTGCCTCAAATCACCCGCAATATTATTGATGATCTAACCGGCGCTACCCCCGAACAAGCACTCAACAGTCAACTGGTACTGTATGCGGGGATATCCATTATCGGCGTGCTGCTTTCCTACGGATCACGCTTTTTCCCTCTGCGCATTGGACACCTGGCTGAAACAGCCATTCGCGACGAGGTTTTCCGACATTTAACCACATTGGATCGCAGCTATTACCGAGCCAATCAGACAGGCGACCTGATGACACGCATGTCTTCGGATCTTCGACTCATTGCCATGGGCATCGGACAATCACTGCTGCAGCTGACGCGTACCGCGATTACATTAGCCGGTGCCTATTATATCATGTTCCGCGAAAACGTTGTATTGACGATACTGCTCATCGCTGTTATGCCGCTGATGATCGTATCCTTTGCCTTTACTGTGCGCATCGTCAAGGCGCGTCATGTCAAGGCGCAGGAACAGCTATCCGAGTTATCCAGCCGGTGCCAGGAAGCCTTTTCCGGCATTCGCACCATCAAAGCCTTTTCCATCGAACCGCGCTGGTCCCGTGTTTTCCGTGCGGAAAATGAAGGGTTATTTGAAACCAATTTATCCCTCTCCAAGGTACACATGCTTATCCCCCCCATGGCAGGCTTCTGGACCGCACTGTCCTTGTGTACCCTGCTTGTGGCCGGCGGCATACAAATCAACCGCCAGCAGATGACCATCGGCGAACTGGTGCAGTTTACACAGTATCTGTTTTATATTCAATGGCCGCTGATGACCATGGGATGGATTACCAACCTCATACAGCGCTCCCGAGCCAGCTGGACTCGTGTGCGAGATATACTGGCCACCGAACCAACGATCTATGATCACGCGGAATCCACCCCCATAGATACCGAGTCATCCCCAACCATTGATTTCGACCACATCAGTTACAGCGATAACGGCGAAACGCTGCTGCATGATATCACACTGCATGTGCCGTCCGGTGAATCTGTCGGAATCACAGGCCCCACCGGTAGCGGTAAAACGCTGCTCGTATCCCTGCTCGTTCGATTGATCGATCCCACGGCGGGATGCATTCGCATGAACGGCAAAGACATTGCGAAAATGCCTCTCCATGAACTACGTCGAATGACTGGATACGCCGATCAGGAACCCACGCTCTTCTCCGAAACACTGGAAAACAACATACGCTTCGGCAACCCGGCTGCGTCAGAGAACGACATACAAACGGCCACACACGCGGCCCACTTAAACAATGATATCAGCGACATGCCCTCGGCCCTGCAAACCATGCTGGGAGAACGCGGCATAACCCTGTCCGGCGG is a genomic window containing:
- a CDS encoding ABC transporter ATP-binding protein, whose translation is MKTIRSSFSGRMTTSGSFRMTCKRFSSYITCYPWLLSATLLFITATASCNLYLPQITRNIIDDLTGATPEQALNSQLVLYAGISIIGVLLSYGSRFFPLRIGHLAETAIRDEVFRHLTTLDRSYYRANQTGDLMTRMSSDLRLIAMGIGQSLLQLTRTAITLAGAYYIMFRENVVLTILLIAVMPLMIVSFAFTVRIVKARHVKAQEQLSELSSRCQEAFSGIRTIKAFSIEPRWSRVFRAENEGLFETNLSLSKVHMLIPPMAGFWTALSLCTLLVAGGIQINRQQMTIGELVQFTQYLFYIQWPLMTMGWITNLIQRSRASWTRVRDILATEPTIYDHAESTPIDTESSPTIDFDHISYSDNGETLLHDITLHVPSGESVGITGPTGSGKTLLVSLLVRLIDPTAGCIRMNGKDIAKMPLHELRRMTGYADQEPTLFSETLENNIRFGNPAASENDIQTATHAAHLNNDISDMPSALQTMLGERGITLSGGQRQRASISRAIVCNPLIYIFDDVLASVDTETEAAIISNLHDVFEHRTVFLVSHRITALRKMDRILIIENGRITQQGSHDTLVHQKGYYQNLCKIQEIKGDML